In Rhodobacter xanthinilyticus, a single window of DNA contains:
- a CDS encoding DUF2478 domain-containing protein yields MTATPLAAIRFDDQDIDGFVAGLVEVLRSAGWRLSGVLQSRGIADTECHCADMDLTSIATGEVFRISQPLGNGSHGCRLHPGALAQCSEVLAGELTTKPDLLVLNRFGQGESEGRGFRDLIARALELGIPVLTTVRPKYAAAWADFGGELASDLPFDADAVLAWAQDQKEARHAA; encoded by the coding sequence ATGACCGCGACACCGCTCGCCGCCATCCGGTTTGACGATCAGGACATCGACGGGTTCGTCGCAGGTCTTGTCGAGGTCCTGCGCTCGGCCGGGTGGCGGCTGAGCGGTGTACTGCAGTCGCGCGGGATCGCCGATACCGAGTGTCATTGCGCCGACATGGATCTGACTTCGATCGCCACGGGCGAGGTCTTTCGCATCTCGCAGCCGCTTGGCAACGGCTCGCACGGCTGCCGCCTGCATCCCGGCGCGCTGGCGCAATGTTCCGAGGTTCTTGCCGGCGAGTTGACGACGAAGCCGGACCTCCTGGTGCTGAACCGCTTCGGCCAAGGTGAGAGCGAGGGTCGTGGTTTTCGCGACCTGATCGCGCGGGCGCTCGAGCTCGGGATCCCGGTGCTGACAACGGTGCGGCCAAAATACGCCGCCGCCTGGGCCGACTTCGGTGGCGAACTGGCCAGTGATCTGCCGTTCGATGCCGATGCGGTCCTGGCATGGGCCCAAGATCAGAAAGAGGCCCGCCATGCCGCGTGA